The genomic region TTCCATCAGATACACCCAATGCCTTTGCTACCGGGCGAAATCCTGACCATGCCGTTGTTGCGGCCACAGAAGGAATTTTAAGGATCCTGAATCGACAAGAGTTAGAAGGTGTTTTGGGTCATGAATTGGCCCATGTGAAGAATCGAGATATCCTTACCAGCACCATTGCGGCTACCATGGCCTCGGCTATTTTCTTCTTGGCCGACATGGCTCGATGGGGTTTTATGTTCGGTGGATTTTCCCGGGATGATGAGGACCGGGGGGCCGGAGGTGCCATAGCTTCTCTTTTAATGATTATCCTGGCTCCCATCGCCGCCATGCTTATTCAAATGGCCATCTCCCGCTCACGGGAATATGGAGCCGATGAAGATGGAGCCATGATCAGCGGTCGACCTTTAGCCCTTGCCAGTGCGCTCAGGAATATTGAAACGGCTGTGTATCGGCGTCCTATGCTTGAAGCGTCTCCAACAACGGCCCATTTATTCATTATTAACCCTCTCAAAAGTTTGAAGGGGGACGGGCTTTTCTCTCTCTTCAGTACCCATCCGCCAACTGAAAAGCGTATTGAAAGGTTAGAACAGATAGCCCGACAGATGGGGCAAATAGGCTAAGAGAGTAATCAATAAAGAGGATGGAGCGGTGGATTACCGCTTATTTGTACGGCTACTTCACATGACCATGTCCCAGTCAGTAGAGCGTGTCAAAGCCTATTTTAAGGATCGTGGAATTCCAATAGAAGTTGTTGAATTTAAGGAAGAAACACGTACGGCTCAAATGGCAGCCGATGCCATTGGTACTGAGGTTAAAAATATTGTAAAGTCCCTCATCTTTGAAGCCGATGGACAACCCATCCTGGTCCTCTGTTCCGGAGATAAGAAGGTAGATACTGCCAAACTAGCCCGTTTGCAAGGAGTAAAGAAAATCAATAAGGCCGATGCCGATTTTGTTTTGGAAAAAACCGGGTTCGTAATCGGAGGTGTTCCCCCGGTAGCCCATAAAGAAAAATTAACGGTTTACATAGACCAGAATTTGATGTCCTGTGATCGTCTCTATGCAGCCGCTGGAACTCCCAGGACCCTCTTTGCCATAGATCCTCAGTTACTCCGGCAGGTAACCGGAGGTCTTGTCTGCAATGTGACCGTTTAGTGCACACGAAATGCCTTGTAAATCCAAAAAAATTTGTTTCCCGTCGACCTTCTTAGTTCTCTTCACCATTTTTTTTAGCCTCTCCAGGTTGCCGGATAATTCTGCTCAAGAAGAAATACTTTTCAGTGATGATTTCGAGAAAGGAAATGCAGCCGAATGGCAAATCATTAGTGGAACCTGGGAAGTTAAAGACGGTCGTTTTCATCAGACTTCCACCGAAGGAAACTGGCTGGATGCCATTGTAGGAAAGGAGAGTTGGCTAGATTATCAGTTCGAAGCCAAAGGACGGGCTTTAAAAAAAGGAAATATCGGTATTATTTTTCGGTGTAATGCTGACCGGAGCAAGTTTTATTATTTTGGCTTTGCCGGTGCCGGAAAACAGTTGGCCATTATCCGGTATGAAAACGGAGACTGGACCCGACAGGTGGAGGTCAGCCAGGAGATAGAGGTAAACCGAGACTACCTGTTTAAAGTGATCCTTACAGGAAATCAGGTGAGGGCCTTTCTCGATGGGGAAGAGATTTTTAATTATTTTGATATAAATTACCGGGCCGGGAAGGTAGGCCTCCACACCCGGGCCATTCCGGCGTCCTTCGATGAGGTTAAAGTCTTCAGGATTTCTACCTCCCTTATTCAATCAGGTATGGATGCCTACGAAGTAACCAATGCGGAATTTAAAAGATTTATAGAAGCCGGCGGTTATGAAAATCCAGATTACTGGTCTCCGATAGGCTGGAGGAGTATTCAAGAAAATCCCAGAAAATATCCGGCCCTTTGGGAACAGGGTGATTATAACCGACCGGAGGATCCTGTGGTCGGAGTAACCTGGTATGAAAGTGAGGCCTATTGCCAATGGGCGGGTAAGCGCCTGCCTACCGACAAGGAATGGTTTTCTGCCTGCGAACAGGGAGAGATTCAGAAAAGTAGGAATATCTGGGAATGGACCGCCACCCGGGAACTGGGTATGGGAATTCTTCGAGGCTTTGACGACCAGGCCCCACAACGGGCAGATTCCCACTTTACTTTACAGTGTGGAGCCAGAACCTACGGGATCGCTTCAGATGCCTCCTGGGGATTCCGATGTATCCGTAAATAGAAAGCATGAAATATAAAATCTGTGGAGAAGGTAAATACTTAAAGAAAAACACGCATCAACAAGCTCATCAGACCCGGCTTCACCTGCTGATGCGTTTTGCCGGAGCAGGAATACCCGGATAAAATTATCAGACAGGTCCCCGGCTTCCCGTAAAAAGTTGGATAAGTCCAACGATAATCGCCAACAAAAGCAGAATATGAACAAAAGCGCCGGCTACCTTAAAAACCAATCCCAGTATCCAAAAAATAAGCAATATAAGGGCAATCGTCCAAAGCATAAGAAACCTCCTTTCAATAATTTGATTTAAAAGTGCCTGCTCCCCTCATTCCCCTGTTAAAACATCGCCTAAACTGTAGGAGTAGCCCTTTGCGGCTGCCCTGTTAAAGGCGATCACCCCGAGGTCGCCTTGCAGTTATGCGACATTTCTATTCAAATGGGGTATGAGGCTTCTGATTTGATAAATAAGCAAACTTTAAGCCACTATAGGAAAAAACATAAAGAGATAGGAAATATCTCGATAATTCCCTAAAGGGTAAATTTTTAAGTTTGGTAAAAAGGGTCAAAATTTACCTCTTTCAAGGGTTTATTTCACAGGAGAGAGGAAAATTGCAATACCTTTATTTAACGACCCGGGGGCGGCGGACCGGCCTGCCCAGGGAAATTGAGATCTGGTTTACCGAGTTAAATGGGCGCTATTATATTATTGCCGAACGTAGAGAGAATGCCCAATGGGTGAAAAATATTCGGCAAGATGCCC from Candidatus Limnocylindrales bacterium harbors:
- a CDS encoding YbaK/EbsC family protein, translating into MDYRLFVRLLHMTMSQSVERVKAYFKDRGIPIEVVEFKEETRTAQMAADAIGTEVKNIVKSLIFEADGQPILVLCSGDKKVDTAKLARLQGVKKINKADADFVLEKTGFVIGGVPPVAHKEKLTVYIDQNLMSCDRLYAAAGTPRTLFAIDPQLLRQVTGGLVCNVTV
- a CDS encoding lmo0937 family membrane protein, translating into MLWTIALILLIFWILGLVFKVAGAFVHILLLLAIIVGLIQLFTGSRGPV
- the htpX gene encoding zinc metalloprotease HtpX, which codes for MSNVFKTALLMAGLAILLMFIGGLVGGRQGVIVAFIFSLAMNFFSYWFSDKIVLSLYGAREVGPQEAPELYDIVRNLAIKAGLPMPRVYIIPSDTPNAFATGRNPDHAVVAATEGILRILNRQELEGVLGHELAHVKNRDILTSTIAATMASAIFFLADMARWGFMFGGFSRDDEDRGAGGAIASLLMIILAPIAAMLIQMAISRSREYGADEDGAMISGRPLALASALRNIETAVYRRPMLEASPTTAHLFIINPLKSLKGDGLFSLFSTHPPTEKRIERLEQIARQMGQIG
- a CDS encoding SUMF1/EgtB/PvdO family nonheme iron enzyme — its product is MPCKSKKICFPSTFLVLFTIFFSLSRLPDNSAQEEILFSDDFEKGNAAEWQIISGTWEVKDGRFHQTSTEGNWLDAIVGKESWLDYQFEAKGRALKKGNIGIIFRCNADRSKFYYFGFAGAGKQLAIIRYENGDWTRQVEVSQEIEVNRDYLFKVILTGNQVRAFLDGEEIFNYFDINYRAGKVGLHTRAIPASFDEVKVFRISTSLIQSGMDAYEVTNAEFKRFIEAGGYENPDYWSPIGWRSIQENPRKYPALWEQGDYNRPEDPVVGVTWYESEAYCQWAGKRLPTDKEWFSACEQGEIQKSRNIWEWTATRELGMGILRGFDDQAPQRADSHFTLQCGARTYGIASDASWGFRCIRK